Proteins from one Sarcophilus harrisii chromosome 2, mSarHar1.11, whole genome shotgun sequence genomic window:
- the SEMA6D gene encoding semaphorin-6D isoform X1: MRPPLLCAYILLITISQLRAVSFPEDDEPINTVDYHYSRQYPVFRGRPSGNESQHRLDFQLMLKIRDTLYIAGRDQVYTVNLNEIPKTEVIPSKKLTWRSRQQDRENCAMKGKHKDECHNFIKVFVPRNDEMVFVCGTNAFNPMCRYYRLNTLEYDGEEISGLARCPFDARQTNVALFADGKLYSATVADFLASDAVIYRSMGDGSALRTIKYDSKWIKEPHFLHAIEYGNYVYFFFREIAVEHNNLGKAVYSRVARICKNDMGGSQRVLEKHWTSFLKARLNCSVPGDSFFYFDVLQSITDIIQINGIPTVVGVFTTQLNSIPGSAVCAFSMDDIEKVFKGRFKEQKTPDSVWTAVPEDKVPKPRPGCCAKHGLAEAYKTSIDFPDETLSFIKSHPLMDSAVPSIIEEPWFTKTRVRYRLTSIAVDHSAGPHQNYTVIFLGSEAGVVLKILAKTSPFSLNDSVLLEEIDAFNHAKCNAESEEDRKVISLQLDQDHHALYVAFSSCIIRIPLSRCERYGSCKKSCIASRDPYCGWLSQGACGRVKPGMLLLTEDFFASHNHSAGGYEQDTEYGNTAQLGDCHEILPTSTTPDYKIFGGPTSDMEVSSSSVTTMASIPEITPKVIDSWKPKLTSSRKFVVQDEPNTSDFTDPLSGIPKGVRWEVQSGDSNQMVHMNVLITCVFAAFVLGAFIAGVAVYCYRDLFVRKSRKIHKDAESAQSCTDSSGSFAKLNGLFDSPVKEYQQNIDSPKLYTNLLTSRKELPPNGDTKSMIMDHRGQPPELAALPTPESTPVLQQKTLQSMKSQSEKAHGASRKDAPQFFPSSPPPHSPLSHGHIPSAIVLPNATHDYNTSFSNSNAHKAEKKLQNIDHPLTKSSKRDHRRSVDSRNTFNDLLKHLSDPSSNPKAIMGDIQMAHQTLMLDPMGNMSEVPPKVPNREASLYSPPSTLPRNSPTKRVDVPTAPGVPMTSLERQRGYHKNSSQRHSISAMPKNLNSPNGVLLSRQPSISRGAYVPASGGGKMDYMQGTPVSVHLQPSLSRQSSYTSNGTLPRTGIKRTPSLKPDVPPKPSFVPQTPSVRPLNKYTY, encoded by the exons ATGAGGCCCCCCCTGCTTTGTGCATATATACTGCTAATAACCATCTCCCAGTTGAGGGCAGTCAGCTTTCCTGAGGATGATGAACCTATCAATACCGTTGATTACCACT ATTCAAGGCAATATCCAGTTTTTAGAGGACGCCCTTCAGGCAATGAATCTCAGCACAGGCTGGACTTTCAGCTGATGTTGAAAATTCGAGACACACTTTATATTGCTGGCAG AGATCAAGTTTATACtgtaaatttaaatgaaatccCCAAAACAGAAGTGATACCAAGTAAG AAATTAACATGGAGATCAAGGCAGCAGGATCGAGAAAACTGTGCCATGAAGGGCAAACACAAA gatgAGTGCCACAACTTTATTAAAGTGTTTGTTCCAAGAAATGATGAGATGGTTTTTGTCTGTGGCACAAATGCATTTAATCCCATGTGCAGATACTATAGG TTGAATACCTTAGAATATGATGGGGAAGAAATCAGTGGCTTGGCAAGATGCCCATTTGATGCCAGACAAACCAATGTTGCCCTCTTTGCTG ATGGCAAACTGTACTCTGCAACAGTAGCCGACTTCCTGGCAAGTGATGCAGTCATTTATCGGAGCATGGGTGATGGATCCGCCCTACGGACCATAAAATATGACTCCAAGTGGATAAAAG AGCCACACTTTCTTCATGCCATAGAATATGGAAactatgtttatttcttctttcgaGAAATTGCTGTAGAACATAATAATTTAGGCAAG GCTGTGTATTCTCGAGTGGCCCGTATATGCAAAAACGACATGGGTGGATCCCAGCGGGTCCTGGAGAAACACTGGACTTCTTTCCTCAAAGCCAGACTCAACTGTTCTGTCCCTGGGGATTCGTTTTTCTACTTTGATGTCCTTCAGTCCATTACTGACATCATACAAATCAATGGCATCCCCACTGTGGTTGGCGTATTTACCACACAGCTTAACAG TATCCCTGGTTCAGCTGTGTGTGCTTTCAGCATGGATGACATTGAAAAAGTATTCAAAGGAAGGTTTAAAGAACAGAAGACCCCAGATTCTGTCTGGACAGCAGTCCCTGAAGACAAAGTCCCAAagccaag GCCTGGCTGTTGTGCAAAGCATGGCCTTGCAGAGGCTTACAAAACTTCAATTGATTTCCCTGATGAAACTTTGTCCTTCATCAAATCACATCCATTGATGGATTCTGCTGTCCCGTCCATCATTGAGGAGCCCTGGTTCACAAAGACTCGAGTCAG GTACAGGTTGACTTCGATCGCAGTCGATCATTCAGCCGGACCACACCAAAACTACACAGTCATCTTCCTTGGCTCAGAAGCTGGAGTGGTACTTAAGATCCTGGCAAAGACTAGTCCTTTCTCCTTGAATGACAGCGTGTTACTGGAAGAAATTGATGCTTTCAACCATGCAAA GTGTAATGCTGAGAGTGAAGAGGACAGAAAGGTCATCTCTCTGCAGCTGGATCAAGATCACCATGCCTTGTATGTGGCCTTCTCCAGCTGCATTATTAGAATTCCTCTCAGCCGCTGTGAGCGTTACGGGTCGTGTAAAAA ATCTTGCATTGCTTCTCGGGACCCTTACTGTGGCTGGCTAAGCCAGGGAGCCTGTGGCCGAGTGAAACCTGGGATGCT GTTGTTAACTGAGGACTTCTTTGCTTCCCATAACCACAGTGCTGGAGGATATGAGCAAGACACAGAATATGGCAACACAGCACAACTTGGGGACTGCCATG aAATTTTGCCTACTTCAACTACACCAGATTACAAAATATTTGGCGGTCCAACATctg ACATGGAGGTATCCTCATCTTCTGTTACCACAATGGCAAGTATCCCAGAAATAACACCCAAAGTGATTGATTCCTGGAAACCTAAACTGACGAGCTCCCGGAAATTTGTAGTTCAAGATGAACCAAACACTTCTGATTTTACTGATCCTTTATCAGGTATCCCAAAGG GTGTAAGGTGGGAGGTACAATCTGGAGACTCCAACCAGATGGTACACATGAACGTTCTCATCACGTGCGTCTTTGCGGCTTTCGTGCTGGGGGCCTTCATCGCTGGCGTGGCAGTTTACTGTTACCGTGACTTGTTTGTTCGGAAGTCCAGGAAGATCCACAAAGACGCCGAGTCTGCTCAGTCCTGTACAGACTCCAGCGGCAGCTTTGCCAAACTGAATGGTCTGTTCGATAGCCCTGTCAAGGAATACCAGCAGAACATTGATTCTCCCAAACTGTACACCAACCTCCTGACCAGCCGTAAAGAGCTCCCGCCCAACGGAGATACAAAGTCCATGATCATGGATCACCGTGGCCAGCCTCCGGAGCTGGCTGCCCTTCCCACCCCTGAGTCCACCCCCGTCCTTCAGCAGAAGACCCTGCAGTCCATGAAAAGCCAGTCTGAAAAGGCTCATGGTGCTTCAAGGAAAGACGCCCCTCAGTTTTTCCCTTCCAGCCCCCCACCCCACTCTCCACTGAGTCACGGGCACATTCCCAGTGCCATTGTTCTTCCAAATGCTACCCATGACTACAATACATCTTTCTCAAATTCTAACGCTCATAAAGCTGAGAAAAAGCTTCAGAATATTGATCACCCTCTCACCAAATCCAGCAAAAGAGATCACCGGCGTTCTGTTGATTCCAGAAACACTTTCAATGATCTCTTGAAACATCTTAGTGACCCAAGCAGTAACCCCAAAGCCATCATGGGAGATATTCAGATGGCTCACCAGACCCTAATGCTGGATCCAATGGGAAATATGTCCGAGGTTCCACCTAAAGTCCCCAACCGGGAAGCGTCATTGTATTCGCCTCCTTCTACTCTCCCAAGGAATAGCCCCACAAAGCGGGTGGATGTGCCCACTGCCCCCGGGGTCCCCATGACTTCTTTGGAAAGACAAAGGGGCTATCATAAAAACTCCTCCCAGAGGCACTCCATCTCAGCCATGCCTAAAAACTTAAACTCACCCAATGGTGTTTTGTTATCGAGACAGCCTAGTATTAGTCGTGGAGCTTACGTGCCTGCCTCAGGAGGTGGGAAGATGGACTACATGCAGGGGACGCCGGTCAGCGTTCACCTGCAGCCTTCCCTTTCTAGACAGAGCAGTTATACCAGTAACGGCACCCTCCCGCGGACGGGAATAAAGAGGACACCATCCTTAAAACCCGACGTGCCCCCCAAACCCTCGTTCGTCCCTCAGACCCCGTCAGTCAGACCGCTGAACAAATACACCTACTAA
- the SEMA6D gene encoding semaphorin-6D isoform X4 yields MRPPLLCAYILLITISQLRAVSFPEDDEPINTVDYHYSRQYPVFRGRPSGNESQHRLDFQLMLKIRDTLYIAGRDQVYTVNLNEIPKTEVIPSKKLTWRSRQQDRENCAMKGKHKDECHNFIKVFVPRNDEMVFVCGTNAFNPMCRYYRLNTLEYDGEEISGLARCPFDARQTNVALFADGKLYSATVADFLASDAVIYRSMGDGSALRTIKYDSKWIKEPHFLHAIEYGNYVYFFFREIAVEHNNLGKAVYSRVARICKNDMGGSQRVLEKHWTSFLKARLNCSVPGDSFFYFDVLQSITDIIQINGIPTVVGVFTTQLNSIPGSAVCAFSMDDIEKVFKGRFKEQKTPDSVWTAVPEDKVPKPRPGCCAKHGLAEAYKTSIDFPDETLSFIKSHPLMDSAVPSIIEEPWFTKTRVRYRLTSIAVDHSAGPHQNYTVIFLGSEAGVVLKILAKTSPFSLNDSVLLEEIDAFNHAKCNAESEEDRKVISLQLDQDHHALYVAFSSCIIRIPLSRCERYGSCKKSCIASRDPYCGWLSQGACGRVKPGMLAGGYEQDTEYGNTAQLGDCHEILPTSTTPDYKIFGGPTSDMEVSSSSVTTMASIPEITPKVIDSWKPKLTSSRKFVVQDEPNTSDFTDPLSGVRWEVQSGDSNQMVHMNVLITCVFAAFVLGAFIAGVAVYCYRDLFVRKSRKIHKDAESAQSCTDSSGSFAKLNGLFDSPVKEYQQNIDSPKLYTNLLTSRKELPPNGDTKSMIMDHRGQPPELAALPTPESTPVLQQKTLQSMKSQSEKAHGASRKDAPQFFPSSPPPHSPLSHGHIPSAIVLPNATHDYNTSFSNSNAHKAEKKLQNIDHPLTKSSKRDHRRSVDSRNTFNDLLKHLSDPSSNPKAIMGDIQMAHQTLMLDPMGNMSEVPPKVPNREASLYSPPSTLPRNSPTKRVDVPTAPGVPMTSLERQRGYHKNSSQRHSISAMPKNLNSPNGVLLSRQPSISRGAYVPASGGGKMDYMQGTPVSVHLQPSLSRQSSYTSNGTLPRTGIKRTPSLKPDVPPKPSFVPQTPSVRPLNKYTY; encoded by the exons ATGAGGCCCCCCCTGCTTTGTGCATATATACTGCTAATAACCATCTCCCAGTTGAGGGCAGTCAGCTTTCCTGAGGATGATGAACCTATCAATACCGTTGATTACCACT ATTCAAGGCAATATCCAGTTTTTAGAGGACGCCCTTCAGGCAATGAATCTCAGCACAGGCTGGACTTTCAGCTGATGTTGAAAATTCGAGACACACTTTATATTGCTGGCAG AGATCAAGTTTATACtgtaaatttaaatgaaatccCCAAAACAGAAGTGATACCAAGTAAG AAATTAACATGGAGATCAAGGCAGCAGGATCGAGAAAACTGTGCCATGAAGGGCAAACACAAA gatgAGTGCCACAACTTTATTAAAGTGTTTGTTCCAAGAAATGATGAGATGGTTTTTGTCTGTGGCACAAATGCATTTAATCCCATGTGCAGATACTATAGG TTGAATACCTTAGAATATGATGGGGAAGAAATCAGTGGCTTGGCAAGATGCCCATTTGATGCCAGACAAACCAATGTTGCCCTCTTTGCTG ATGGCAAACTGTACTCTGCAACAGTAGCCGACTTCCTGGCAAGTGATGCAGTCATTTATCGGAGCATGGGTGATGGATCCGCCCTACGGACCATAAAATATGACTCCAAGTGGATAAAAG AGCCACACTTTCTTCATGCCATAGAATATGGAAactatgtttatttcttctttcgaGAAATTGCTGTAGAACATAATAATTTAGGCAAG GCTGTGTATTCTCGAGTGGCCCGTATATGCAAAAACGACATGGGTGGATCCCAGCGGGTCCTGGAGAAACACTGGACTTCTTTCCTCAAAGCCAGACTCAACTGTTCTGTCCCTGGGGATTCGTTTTTCTACTTTGATGTCCTTCAGTCCATTACTGACATCATACAAATCAATGGCATCCCCACTGTGGTTGGCGTATTTACCACACAGCTTAACAG TATCCCTGGTTCAGCTGTGTGTGCTTTCAGCATGGATGACATTGAAAAAGTATTCAAAGGAAGGTTTAAAGAACAGAAGACCCCAGATTCTGTCTGGACAGCAGTCCCTGAAGACAAAGTCCCAAagccaag GCCTGGCTGTTGTGCAAAGCATGGCCTTGCAGAGGCTTACAAAACTTCAATTGATTTCCCTGATGAAACTTTGTCCTTCATCAAATCACATCCATTGATGGATTCTGCTGTCCCGTCCATCATTGAGGAGCCCTGGTTCACAAAGACTCGAGTCAG GTACAGGTTGACTTCGATCGCAGTCGATCATTCAGCCGGACCACACCAAAACTACACAGTCATCTTCCTTGGCTCAGAAGCTGGAGTGGTACTTAAGATCCTGGCAAAGACTAGTCCTTTCTCCTTGAATGACAGCGTGTTACTGGAAGAAATTGATGCTTTCAACCATGCAAA GTGTAATGCTGAGAGTGAAGAGGACAGAAAGGTCATCTCTCTGCAGCTGGATCAAGATCACCATGCCTTGTATGTGGCCTTCTCCAGCTGCATTATTAGAATTCCTCTCAGCCGCTGTGAGCGTTACGGGTCGTGTAAAAA ATCTTGCATTGCTTCTCGGGACCCTTACTGTGGCTGGCTAAGCCAGGGAGCCTGTGGCCGAGTGAAACCTGGGATGCT TGCTGGAGGATATGAGCAAGACACAGAATATGGCAACACAGCACAACTTGGGGACTGCCATG aAATTTTGCCTACTTCAACTACACCAGATTACAAAATATTTGGCGGTCCAACATctg ACATGGAGGTATCCTCATCTTCTGTTACCACAATGGCAAGTATCCCAGAAATAACACCCAAAGTGATTGATTCCTGGAAACCTAAACTGACGAGCTCCCGGAAATTTGTAGTTCAAGATGAACCAAACACTTCTGATTTTACTGATCCTTTATCAG GTGTAAGGTGGGAGGTACAATCTGGAGACTCCAACCAGATGGTACACATGAACGTTCTCATCACGTGCGTCTTTGCGGCTTTCGTGCTGGGGGCCTTCATCGCTGGCGTGGCAGTTTACTGTTACCGTGACTTGTTTGTTCGGAAGTCCAGGAAGATCCACAAAGACGCCGAGTCTGCTCAGTCCTGTACAGACTCCAGCGGCAGCTTTGCCAAACTGAATGGTCTGTTCGATAGCCCTGTCAAGGAATACCAGCAGAACATTGATTCTCCCAAACTGTACACCAACCTCCTGACCAGCCGTAAAGAGCTCCCGCCCAACGGAGATACAAAGTCCATGATCATGGATCACCGTGGCCAGCCTCCGGAGCTGGCTGCCCTTCCCACCCCTGAGTCCACCCCCGTCCTTCAGCAGAAGACCCTGCAGTCCATGAAAAGCCAGTCTGAAAAGGCTCATGGTGCTTCAAGGAAAGACGCCCCTCAGTTTTTCCCTTCCAGCCCCCCACCCCACTCTCCACTGAGTCACGGGCACATTCCCAGTGCCATTGTTCTTCCAAATGCTACCCATGACTACAATACATCTTTCTCAAATTCTAACGCTCATAAAGCTGAGAAAAAGCTTCAGAATATTGATCACCCTCTCACCAAATCCAGCAAAAGAGATCACCGGCGTTCTGTTGATTCCAGAAACACTTTCAATGATCTCTTGAAACATCTTAGTGACCCAAGCAGTAACCCCAAAGCCATCATGGGAGATATTCAGATGGCTCACCAGACCCTAATGCTGGATCCAATGGGAAATATGTCCGAGGTTCCACCTAAAGTCCCCAACCGGGAAGCGTCATTGTATTCGCCTCCTTCTACTCTCCCAAGGAATAGCCCCACAAAGCGGGTGGATGTGCCCACTGCCCCCGGGGTCCCCATGACTTCTTTGGAAAGACAAAGGGGCTATCATAAAAACTCCTCCCAGAGGCACTCCATCTCAGCCATGCCTAAAAACTTAAACTCACCCAATGGTGTTTTGTTATCGAGACAGCCTAGTATTAGTCGTGGAGCTTACGTGCCTGCCTCAGGAGGTGGGAAGATGGACTACATGCAGGGGACGCCGGTCAGCGTTCACCTGCAGCCTTCCCTTTCTAGACAGAGCAGTTATACCAGTAACGGCACCCTCCCGCGGACGGGAATAAAGAGGACACCATCCTTAAAACCCGACGTGCCCCCCAAACCCTCGTTCGTCCCTCAGACCCCGTCAGTCAGACCGCTGAACAAATACACCTACTAA
- the SEMA6D gene encoding semaphorin-6D isoform X8: MRPPLLCAYILLITISQLRAVSFPEDDEPINTVDYHYSRQYPVFRGRPSGNESQHRLDFQLMLKIRDTLYIAGRDQVYTVNLNEIPKTEVIPSKKLTWRSRQQDRENCAMKGKHKDECHNFIKVFVPRNDEMVFVCGTNAFNPMCRYYRLNTLEYDGEEISGLARCPFDARQTNVALFADGKLYSATVADFLASDAVIYRSMGDGSALRTIKYDSKWIKEPHFLHAIEYGNYVYFFFREIAVEHNNLGKAVYSRVARICKNDMGGSQRVLEKHWTSFLKARLNCSVPGDSFFYFDVLQSITDIIQINGIPTVVGVFTTQLNSIPGSAVCAFSMDDIEKVFKGRFKEQKTPDSVWTAVPEDKVPKPRPGCCAKHGLAEAYKTSIDFPDETLSFIKSHPLMDSAVPSIIEEPWFTKTRVRYRLTSIAVDHSAGPHQNYTVIFLGSEAGVVLKILAKTSPFSLNDSVLLEEIDAFNHAKCNAESEEDRKVISLQLDQDHHALYVAFSSCIIRIPLSRCERYGSCKKSCIASRDPYCGWLSQGACGRVKPGMLAGGYEQDTEYGNTAQLGDCHEILPTSTTPDYKIFGGPTSGVRWEVQSGDSNQMVHMNVLITCVFAAFVLGAFIAGVAVYCYRDLFVRKSRKIHKDAESAQSCTDSSGSFAKLNGLFDSPVKEYQQNIDSPKLYTNLLTSRKELPPNGDTKSMIMDHRGQPPELAALPTPESTPVLQQKTLQSMKSQSEKAHGASRKDAPQFFPSSPPPHSPLSHGHIPSAIVLPNATHDYNTSFSNSNAHKAEKKLQNIDHPLTKSSKRDHRRSVDSRNTFNDLLKHLSDPSSNPKAIMGDIQMAHQTLMLDPMGNMSEVPPKVPNREASLYSPPSTLPRNSPTKRVDVPTAPGVPMTSLERQRGYHKNSSQRHSISAMPKNLNSPNGVLLSRQPSISRGAYVPASGGGKMDYMQGTPVSVHLQPSLSRQSSYTSNGTLPRTGIKRTPSLKPDVPPKPSFVPQTPSVRPLNKYTY, from the exons ATGAGGCCCCCCCTGCTTTGTGCATATATACTGCTAATAACCATCTCCCAGTTGAGGGCAGTCAGCTTTCCTGAGGATGATGAACCTATCAATACCGTTGATTACCACT ATTCAAGGCAATATCCAGTTTTTAGAGGACGCCCTTCAGGCAATGAATCTCAGCACAGGCTGGACTTTCAGCTGATGTTGAAAATTCGAGACACACTTTATATTGCTGGCAG AGATCAAGTTTATACtgtaaatttaaatgaaatccCCAAAACAGAAGTGATACCAAGTAAG AAATTAACATGGAGATCAAGGCAGCAGGATCGAGAAAACTGTGCCATGAAGGGCAAACACAAA gatgAGTGCCACAACTTTATTAAAGTGTTTGTTCCAAGAAATGATGAGATGGTTTTTGTCTGTGGCACAAATGCATTTAATCCCATGTGCAGATACTATAGG TTGAATACCTTAGAATATGATGGGGAAGAAATCAGTGGCTTGGCAAGATGCCCATTTGATGCCAGACAAACCAATGTTGCCCTCTTTGCTG ATGGCAAACTGTACTCTGCAACAGTAGCCGACTTCCTGGCAAGTGATGCAGTCATTTATCGGAGCATGGGTGATGGATCCGCCCTACGGACCATAAAATATGACTCCAAGTGGATAAAAG AGCCACACTTTCTTCATGCCATAGAATATGGAAactatgtttatttcttctttcgaGAAATTGCTGTAGAACATAATAATTTAGGCAAG GCTGTGTATTCTCGAGTGGCCCGTATATGCAAAAACGACATGGGTGGATCCCAGCGGGTCCTGGAGAAACACTGGACTTCTTTCCTCAAAGCCAGACTCAACTGTTCTGTCCCTGGGGATTCGTTTTTCTACTTTGATGTCCTTCAGTCCATTACTGACATCATACAAATCAATGGCATCCCCACTGTGGTTGGCGTATTTACCACACAGCTTAACAG TATCCCTGGTTCAGCTGTGTGTGCTTTCAGCATGGATGACATTGAAAAAGTATTCAAAGGAAGGTTTAAAGAACAGAAGACCCCAGATTCTGTCTGGACAGCAGTCCCTGAAGACAAAGTCCCAAagccaag GCCTGGCTGTTGTGCAAAGCATGGCCTTGCAGAGGCTTACAAAACTTCAATTGATTTCCCTGATGAAACTTTGTCCTTCATCAAATCACATCCATTGATGGATTCTGCTGTCCCGTCCATCATTGAGGAGCCCTGGTTCACAAAGACTCGAGTCAG GTACAGGTTGACTTCGATCGCAGTCGATCATTCAGCCGGACCACACCAAAACTACACAGTCATCTTCCTTGGCTCAGAAGCTGGAGTGGTACTTAAGATCCTGGCAAAGACTAGTCCTTTCTCCTTGAATGACAGCGTGTTACTGGAAGAAATTGATGCTTTCAACCATGCAAA GTGTAATGCTGAGAGTGAAGAGGACAGAAAGGTCATCTCTCTGCAGCTGGATCAAGATCACCATGCCTTGTATGTGGCCTTCTCCAGCTGCATTATTAGAATTCCTCTCAGCCGCTGTGAGCGTTACGGGTCGTGTAAAAA ATCTTGCATTGCTTCTCGGGACCCTTACTGTGGCTGGCTAAGCCAGGGAGCCTGTGGCCGAGTGAAACCTGGGATGCT TGCTGGAGGATATGAGCAAGACACAGAATATGGCAACACAGCACAACTTGGGGACTGCCATG aAATTTTGCCTACTTCAACTACACCAGATTACAAAATATTTGGCGGTCCAACATctg GTGTAAGGTGGGAGGTACAATCTGGAGACTCCAACCAGATGGTACACATGAACGTTCTCATCACGTGCGTCTTTGCGGCTTTCGTGCTGGGGGCCTTCATCGCTGGCGTGGCAGTTTACTGTTACCGTGACTTGTTTGTTCGGAAGTCCAGGAAGATCCACAAAGACGCCGAGTCTGCTCAGTCCTGTACAGACTCCAGCGGCAGCTTTGCCAAACTGAATGGTCTGTTCGATAGCCCTGTCAAGGAATACCAGCAGAACATTGATTCTCCCAAACTGTACACCAACCTCCTGACCAGCCGTAAAGAGCTCCCGCCCAACGGAGATACAAAGTCCATGATCATGGATCACCGTGGCCAGCCTCCGGAGCTGGCTGCCCTTCCCACCCCTGAGTCCACCCCCGTCCTTCAGCAGAAGACCCTGCAGTCCATGAAAAGCCAGTCTGAAAAGGCTCATGGTGCTTCAAGGAAAGACGCCCCTCAGTTTTTCCCTTCCAGCCCCCCACCCCACTCTCCACTGAGTCACGGGCACATTCCCAGTGCCATTGTTCTTCCAAATGCTACCCATGACTACAATACATCTTTCTCAAATTCTAACGCTCATAAAGCTGAGAAAAAGCTTCAGAATATTGATCACCCTCTCACCAAATCCAGCAAAAGAGATCACCGGCGTTCTGTTGATTCCAGAAACACTTTCAATGATCTCTTGAAACATCTTAGTGACCCAAGCAGTAACCCCAAAGCCATCATGGGAGATATTCAGATGGCTCACCAGACCCTAATGCTGGATCCAATGGGAAATATGTCCGAGGTTCCACCTAAAGTCCCCAACCGGGAAGCGTCATTGTATTCGCCTCCTTCTACTCTCCCAAGGAATAGCCCCACAAAGCGGGTGGATGTGCCCACTGCCCCCGGGGTCCCCATGACTTCTTTGGAAAGACAAAGGGGCTATCATAAAAACTCCTCCCAGAGGCACTCCATCTCAGCCATGCCTAAAAACTTAAACTCACCCAATGGTGTTTTGTTATCGAGACAGCCTAGTATTAGTCGTGGAGCTTACGTGCCTGCCTCAGGAGGTGGGAAGATGGACTACATGCAGGGGACGCCGGTCAGCGTTCACCTGCAGCCTTCCCTTTCTAGACAGAGCAGTTATACCAGTAACGGCACCCTCCCGCGGACGGGAATAAAGAGGACACCATCCTTAAAACCCGACGTGCCCCCCAAACCCTCGTTCGTCCCTCAGACCCCGTCAGTCAGACCGCTGAACAAATACACCTACTAA